Part of the Antechinus flavipes isolate AdamAnt ecotype Samford, QLD, Australia chromosome 2, AdamAnt_v2, whole genome shotgun sequence genome is shown below.
GACCTCTCCCCGAAGTGGGGGTCAGTTTCAGGGGGTCCATAGAGAGAACTTGCCTGCTCCCTTTTTCCAGGCCTGAGAGGCCCTCTGGAGGTAAAGATGTCTTGCTCTTCTAAAAAGGGGGCATCCTTCTTGAGGTGGCGAACTTCACTTTGTACTTGGTTTTCCCTCTTCCCAAACCTTTAGCAGCTCTAATGGACTTTATAGAACTTTGGAGTTCTCCTAAGTCaggaggttttttttgttttttgttttggtctttcAAATCCATCAGCAAGGGTGGCTTTTGCTGCTTTCTtcctgggaagggggggggggttgtAATTTTGAATTCTGAGATAGGTCCAAGGTAGGGACCTTTTAATTTTTGTGCTATTTTAATACCCAGACTTGCAAGTTGGAGATAAATGTTAAATTTGAACTCGGCCCCACAGACTTGATACCTAACCTGTACTACTTTCCTCTTTTACCAGTTAGTTTCCTGGGACAGCTAGTTCTTGAGATGAGCACATCTTGTTGATAGGTACCTCCCTGTTCTAATGAGaataaaagggagaaggaagaataattGGTATGTGGGTGGTGGCTTAGAATCAAATAAAAGCAGTTTACTAAACTATTGGGTTAAAGagggccaatttttttttttgagtccctGCCCTCCCAAGTACAATGTTCTGAAGGTATTATGTGCTTAAATCAGTTTTGAAGTGGCGAGGCCTCAAAGATGGGAAGTGGAGAGGGAGTGGATTTATTTAGATTATCAACTCTCTCTTTTGTTTAGAAGAACCATTGTCATAATGGAAAGTGTCAGAATATAGTGTTTGAGCCTCCAAATTAGCAGTATCATGATGGGCAGTGAatttattgcctcagtttccttttggaTAGAATGTTGATAATACTTGCATTgcttacctcatagggttgtttgAGAAAACTGCTTTACAGACTTTAAATCACTATAAATGTGACCCATTATTGGCATTGAAGGAAATAAGTCCCAAAAATAGTTGAACTAGGTTGGGATAGGCTGTGTTCCACAGATACTTAGAATGACCTGAGGGTAAGTGAGTATGTGTGCTGAGAATGAAATCTGTTGGCTGGGGGGCTGTGGCAGAAGGTTTTTGCGTGGTGGTGAGGTACGGATATAATTCACCCTGGGAGTGTTTGCTGAGCCAGCTGAGATCCCAACCTTAGATTCAGCAGGTATCCCTAATTACAGGTTTTTGGAGGGATGGGAGGAGTTTAGTGCCTAATGCCCAATAATCCTAACCCTATCTTTGTTACCTTCCCTTAAGTCTCAATTCCTCttacttatttctttctccatcccatGCCATTTTAGGACTGCTTAGTCCTCCCCAGTTAGAGAGGGGGAAACACAACTTGTGTGTGGTAGTAGGACATAGAGGGAGCTCATGAGAAGGCATGAAATAACTCCAGTAGGGAGAATCTGCTCAGGATTCCTTGGTTTTGGCATCTACTTCTCAAAGGGAGCAGCAGAAGATGCCCATCCATTTGGCCTGGGCCAGGCTCCCTTAGGAGTGGCTTCCCATGGTCCTCACCCACACCCACAGCAGGCCCAGACTGGTGACTCCTACCTAATGAGGCTGACAGGGACTGTGTCTGCTCCTTCCCAGGGAAGTTTGGGGTGTGTCAAGGCCAAAGCCTCTATACTATACACTGATCTTCCTGCCTTTTTAAGGCTCTTTGAAATTGAGGGGTCATTTCATATGTCTTTTTCTTCAGTGTCATATCATGCAAgctaataatattttagaaacatcATTTCAGTTGACAGTATAAGTATTATCTCCATTGTACCAATGAGGAGATTGAAGTTTGTGAGGATATTGTAGCTTACCTAGGACAGTGTAGTTACAAGAGAAACCTATTCTTTTTCATCTCAGGTTCAGTGTTTTTCCCATGATACCACACAGTCCCTCTTTCTTGATGCCTGCTGTATGTTCAGCCCTGGGCTGGGGGTGAAAGGGTAGTGATAGTAAGGGCAgtaacagaggaattccattagAAGCCAGTGAAAAGTTAACATGATATGGGTTAACAGGTTATTCTAAAATGCATAGTGAAAATATATCAATAAGTGCTGGAGGTGTTTGGGGAAGGGAGTCCTTTTAAAGTTACTCAGAAAGGTGGTTTTTAAGGGAATGTTAGGTTTTGATTTAGTTGATAGGAAAGGGagacactagattattaaaataatgcAATTATTAGTCCCTctgttttcactttctttccaaAGGCCATCAGACTAAATAACACTCTGATCATGTTATGGTCTATCCAGAAAATTTCTTTGATCATGTATTATCTACAGAATGAAGTCCTAACATCTGAGACCATTTATAATCTGGGGCTACCTTGCCTCTATCCTCTAATggtaacttatttatttatttatttttttgctgatgcaatttgggttaagtgactttcccagggtcacacagctaggaagtgttaagtgtctgaggacagatttgaactcagatcctcctgacttcagggctggtgctctattcactgtgccacctaattgccctggTAACTTGCTATTTTGTGCTCTTAATGGTCCCAGTTATTGATCCAGTGACCTTGGTGCATTTCTTCTATCTCCTTTTTTGCCTACATTGCTCCATTCCCTTCTTTTCATGCCTAGCAGAACAAAAACACAATGTCTAGGGGAAGAGATAGGTGAATTAtggttatttttcttgttttccaggttctgctggaagaggaggaggaagaggaggctgGCTTCCTCAGCCTGTCCCAGCATGATCTATTTGGCCTGGAGGGAGATGATGAATTAGGAGATGAAGAGATGTTCCTACAGCGCGAGGTCCTGTTGGAGACCATGCAAAGCTATATGGACGCTTCTATCATTTCCATCATTGAAGACTTAAGTGGATCTGGAGAGGTGGGCACTAAGGGGTGGTTTCAATGGAGCAGAGGAACTCTAGGTACCCAGAAGGCCAGAGAGTGGAGGGAATTGACCTAAAATAGAAGAGGGACCTCTAAGAAGGAGCTTGCTAAGTTTCTGAGGTTCCCTTAAAATTTACTGTACTCTTCTCTTGGCCACCTCAATCCAAGAGGACTGTAGAGGTATAAAGCTGGAACAAAGTGTGTTTTGTTTGATTTGTGTACTTCAGATATACCATGAAAATCAATCAAGCAACTTACACTTAGTTATTTCACATTTGTCCAGGGCTTAGGAGGGTGGCCTATTTTTTGTAGGATGAGGCAGGAAAAGATCTAGAGCCAAGATTCTTCATCTCTGGAGTCCATGAATAtgctcttaaaaatattttgacaacagtcttcatataattgatttcctttgtaatcatgtGTATTTAtcaatttgaaaacattattataaGTAGGGTCTCTACGCTTCATCAACTTGCCAAATAGGTCAGTGATACTACAAAGGTTGAGAATCACAGGTCTAGAATTTTTTAGTGATAGAGGCATAAACGTGTGGCTACAAAGGAGAAATGGCAGGAATAGAGCCCAACAATATTTTTCTGGGCTTATTTGCATCTGTTCctataacattcatttattaattcattagtgGGTTGACTTGGGAGGAGGAGAGGTGAATCATTTGGATTCTATGAGTTTTTGACTTGAGGAATATGTAATGTATGAGCATTCAGCCTGTGTACCTTTTCAGTGATTAGATGTCCCTTTCTTCTTTGGAAGCAGAGCAGGGTGACCTCAGAGGACCAGAATGAAGTGTCTCTGCTCACAGCCCTCACTGAAATACTTGACAATGCCGACTCTGAGAATCCATCACCCTTTGATACCATTCCAGACTCGGAGCTGCTTGCATCTCCTCGGGAGAACACCTCGGTTAGTGTTGGGCTGTTGGATATTGAGTTTTTTACTTCATGGTTAGGACAAATGCTCATGGTTGGGATTGTGTGTCTAATCTCATTGTGGGTTATTTCATAACAGATTTAAACCTGTGTTCCCAATGGATACTGGTTTCTGCATGTAAACTATGTAAtgtcatttgttcatttaattaTCTGTCCTTGGCAAGGGGCAGGTATGGTGGTAGAAGAAACAGGTCTAGGGTGGTAGTTCCCTGGTGACCACTGCCCTTAATCACCCCTCCGTCCACTTAGCCAGAGACTGACTGGCTTTCTTTGTACCCTTTTAGTTGCACAAACTGCTGGGTTTTTCTCGCTCATCCCCAGAAAACGATGCGGATGGCCAATGGGGACCCAAGACACACAGTATGGCCCCTACTATTGGCAGGGTGAGTAAAGTGAGTTGGAGGAATACCTGTGACCCAGTGGGGAGTCACTAGATCATGTTTGGAAAGGCCAAGATCTGGCTTAGAACCAGAGATAGAAGGGTCCTTAAAGGCTAGCCAACGCCCttatttttctgagaaaataattttatccatCATCACAATCCAGATGGTTAACAGAACTTGGAATAGATGCCCAAGTCTTATGGATGCCAAGTACTATCTTTATAAAAAAAAGGCATCTAGGGATAAGTGATCCTTCCCCCCAGATCTGGGAGATTGCACCTCAATGCCAGTGACCTATTTCCCCCTTCACCTGACTGTTCACTTTTCCCCTCTATGTAGGTTGAGATGTGTGTCTCTGATTCTTCCTGGGATCTTCCCCCATCTCCATTCTTGGAGACCTCTTCCCCAAAAATCCCAGGATGGAAGACCCCAAGATCCCGGCCCCGATGGGGTCAGCTTTCTCCTCTGCAGCGCAGtgatggagaggaggaagaagatgccAGACTCAGCAGTGACAGAGTCGCAACAGCGGGCTCCTCTGCCGACGACACTGAAGACTTCCCTATGCACCTGGCCTGcccagaggaggaggaggctgcCCCAGTTGGAGACGAGAGCATCTCCTCTCTAAGTGAGCTAGTGCGGGCCATGCATCCCTACTGTCTGCCCAGCTTCACGGTTTGCTTGGACTCCCCTGGAGACCAGCAGGAGGAGCAGACCGAAGAGTTGATGCTGGCTGAAGGGGGCATGGTTCTAGAGATCCTAGGCCAAGGGTCTGTGACTGGAGAGGCTCTGGAGATTCCGGTGGTCTTGCGCCATCTCCCTCCTTCAGACCAGCCTATGGAAGAGTTAGAGCCTGACCTTTCTCAGCAGCTACTAGAGTCTGACCCGGGAGCTGACGTCCCCATGTGTGGGGAGCCGTGCTTTCAGAAAGAGCCCGCGATCGCAGGCAGTCCTGAagcagggagagagaaggagccAGCAAGCCCAGCCCTGCCTTGTGATGTATTGATGCCAGCACCTCTTGATGACCCCAAAGGACCCTCTATTGATGGGTCTTTAGATGCACCGAAAGGCCAAAGGGGCCATCGGAGTCGGAAAAAGAAGACTGAAGCTATGTTATTGCCGGATAGGGAGGGAGACAGCCCCTATGTTCGCAAGCTCAGGTCCTCTTCCCGGAGCCACTTGACCGCTGAGAGCCAGCCCTCAGATCAGCCCCTGGAGGGGGTCTCCAGAGTGGCCCAGGCATCCTGCAGTCGGAGAAAGCCCCGGGCCAGGCTGGCTGAACCTAGAGTGATGTCAAGTCTAGAAAAACCAGGCCCAGCAGAGCCTGGCTCTGTCTCACCAAGTCCCCTTGGACAGTCTGGCCTAGCCAGAGAGGAGCCACCAACTCTGTGCTCCGGCAGTGTGGAGATGTCCTTGGCCTCAGGGACTTGTGACCAGTCACAGGCCCCAGAGCCAAGCCTTGAGAGTAACAGGCCTCAAAGTGAGGGGGTCTTGAGCCCCTCAAAGGCAGAATGCAGTGCCAGCACTGGGCCCCAGGAAACCAAACCCCGACCTTTGAGCCTCTCAGAGTATTGGCAGAGAAGGCAGCAGCGCCAAGCAGAGGAGCAAGTGCCAGAGCCCCAAACCCCTGCTGGAAAATGGCCAAGCATTCCAGAGACACCTACAGAGCTAGCAGAAATCCCATGCCTCATTGTCCCTTCTAAGACAGCTGAGCAGCAGGGCCTTGAGGTACCTTCAAGGCCCACTGCCCCTGGCATAGCCAAGCAGAGGACAGCTCAGCAGCCAGGCCCCAAGCTGCCTGCCAGTCCCATGCCCTCCTCCAGCTTATCTTCCCCTGAGGCTGACCTCCCATTGCCAGCCAGACATACATCTCTAGCAAGGCAATCTGTGCCCCCTACAATGCCCATGCCCCAAGCTGTGCCTCCTGCAGGACCCATGCCCCCAGCTGTGCCTCCTACAATGACTGTTCCACTGACAATTCCCAGGCCTCCAGCTCTGCCACCCACAATGCCACCCCTTCCGGGTGGGCCAGGAATGCCCTCCATGGTGCAGCTTTCCTCCAGTGGGCAGACAATGCCCGATTTGCTTCTGCCACCGCTCCCCCCACCATGTCTCCCAAGGCCTCCTGATTCTTATACCCAATTTGCCCCAGTGCCTTCCTGGCCCTGTTACCCCTCTGTGCCACCATCTGTTAACTATCCTTGCTTGCCACCCCCAGTGCCAGGCACATCCAATGCCTATCCAGTACCTACTCCCCCTGCTGTGCCTTGGGCCCTACCTCCTGCGTCAGTGACAGCTTATGGTTCTGATCATTCTTATGGGCCTATGGGCTGGGGTCCAGGCCCGCAAACTCCTTATTGGCCAGCTGTACCTCCAGCCCcattaccaccactaccaccaccactaccacctccCCTAGCTAAGAACATCCCACCACCTACCCATGTTACTGACATTTTCCCTACAGTGGCTCATGATAGCATACCTGACTCCAGTGCAGTCTCTATAGTTCCACTACCTAATCTTGTACCAACTTCCCAGGAGGCATCTCAGTCTGCACCCTCAAGAGCAGAGGTCAAGCAAGGGCCAGCTTCTCAGCAACCCTTGAGACCCTTGTCCCCTACATCCAAAACCAGGCTGGCCATCCCAAAGTGCCCAGATGCCAGAAAGAATGGGGTTCTTGTTGAGGAGCCCATGGTTCAAAAGGGCCAACTCAAGTCAGAGGGTTCTACCCCCCAGAAGGCCCAGCCTGAAACCAAGGAGAATGTGCATAGTGAGTCACCGTTAGTCTCTGCAGATGTCACTGGGTCTGTGCCAAAGCAGTGCCAAGTGGTCAAGATGCCTAATGTCCATCCAGCCCGGCTTCGGAGACTCAACTTTCTGCCTTCCGCACACACCCAGGGTTCTGAGGATGTGGTACAAGCTTTTATCAGTGAGATTGGTAAGTGCCCAGGGGACAGGTAGaccctgcctgcctgcctgtttTTTGGTTGGGGAGGACTGCTACTATTGCTGCTTTGCCTTAAAGGAGAATGAGCTAGTTATGCTTTCCTTTTATACTGGATTTCTCATGTTTTGGGTAGGGAATTCCAAGATAGAAGTGTTTAGGGCCTCTTGGATGAGGTAGTATACTTGTCTCTTTTCCAGAACTATAcatgttcttccttttcttgctATAGGAATTGAAGCATCTGATCTATCCAGTCTTCTGGAGCAATTTGAGAAGTCTGAAGGTGAACAATTTACTTTTTGGGGAGGGTGGGTAGTAGATGGGGCAAATTTTTTGGTTTGTCTACTACAttcacatttttaatttctttaaattcttaatCCTTTgcattattaatttctttaaaatatgtattgcttttttttgttcttagatgactttcatttccatttatggGGCTCTCTACTTTTCCCTACCCAGAGAAATACTTATAACAATCAGAAAGGAGGTGTGTGTGGGGTGATGGAATAGTTGAGCAAAACAAATCATATCCTAGTCTGAATTTATATCCAGTGCTCTTATACCATATTCCTTATGTTTACAAAAATGAAGGGCAGGTGCATTTTTTCTCGTTGGGCCAAACTTGGTCATTGCTATTATACATCATTCTgatcactttaatttctttaaagaaaaaaaattttgtttttacatcacttttaTTTCCCACTGTATCTCTGCCctcatgaagaaaaattttaaaatacagagaaaaaaggcAACACATTATGGAATTCCAACATGATATGCCATAATCTTCACTCCTGGTCTCCAGGCTCTTTATTTTTTGAGGGGGGAAGTAAGCAGagttagctagtaagtgtctgtggtcaaaattgaacttgggtcttccctGACTCCAGTGCTGGTGCACTCTCCAGCTGCCCCTCCAACTTctttaaatgaaatgttttcttaCATCTTTAATTATGATGAATAACTTTTCCTggttcttattttgtttttcatccattataacctttttttgcttctctataTCATTCATCGTTTATACAATTGTTTGTGTTCACCTATCactgtttagccattctctaatcatTCAGtgtctactttgtttccaatttttgtgTAGTACACACACTATAAACATTTTGGTGCATacagaaccattttttaaaaattctttcatctctttggggtatatgtTTAGCCATAAGATTTTCTGGGTTttattatataaagaatataatatattttatatatatatgtaaagaattaTATAGAGAAGAGCCAGTCTGACTACCTCATtgaaatacacacaaagataatttttaaaattcacctttgtaaaaccttgtgttccaaatctttctccctcttctcccccttcccaagataacgatctgatacaggttaaacatgtaattattttaaacatatttccatatttattatgctatgtaaaggaaaaaaatcagatcaaatgggaaaaagaatgaaaaaggaaaaaaaaaacccaagcaaataaACAAGATGCTTTGTTACATTTTTAGTGTAAGCACTTATACTTTGGAAACTGGCAAAACCCTAAATTCAAcacttgatttaatttttttgttgcttaAGTTAGaactta
Proteins encoded:
- the PPRC1 gene encoding peroxisome proliferator-activated receptor gamma coactivator-related protein 1 isoform X1, which codes for MAARRGREDGAAPPPGGGPGPGPGGGMHGGKRGSCNRSPEPSGAAESLRGRQQVLLEEEEEEEAGFLSLSQHDLFGLEGDDELGDEEMFLQREVLLETMQSYMDASIISIIEDLSGSGESRVTSEDQNEVSLLTALTEILDNADSENPSPFDTIPDSELLASPRENTSLHKLLGFSRSSPENDADGQWGPKTHSMAPTIGRVEMCVSDSSWDLPPSPFLETSSPKIPGWKTPRSRPRWGQLSPLQRSDGEEEEDARLSSDRVATAGSSADDTEDFPMHLACPEEEEAAPVGDESISSLSELVRAMHPYCLPSFTVCLDSPGDQQEEQTEELMLAEGGMVLEILGQGSVTGEALEIPVVLRHLPPSDQPMEELEPDLSQQLLESDPGADVPMCGEPCFQKEPAIAGSPEAGREKEPASPALPCDVLMPAPLDDPKGPSIDGSLDAPKGQRGHRSRKKKTEAMLLPDREGDSPYVRKLRSSSRSHLTAESQPSDQPLEGVSRVAQASCSRRKPRARLAEPRVMSSLEKPGPAEPGSVSPSPLGQSGLAREEPPTLCSGSVEMSLASGTCDQSQAPEPSLESNRPQSEGVLSPSKAECSASTGPQETKPRPLSLSEYWQRRQQRQAEEQVPEPQTPAGKWPSIPETPTELAEIPCLIVPSKTAEQQGLEVPSRPTAPGIAKQRTAQQPGPKLPASPMPSSSLSSPEADLPLPARHTSLARQSVPPTMPMPQAVPPAGPMPPAVPPTMTVPLTIPRPPALPPTMPPLPGGPGMPSMVQLSSSGQTMPDLLLPPLPPPCLPRPPDSYTQFAPVPSWPCYPSVPPSVNYPCLPPPVPGTSNAYPVPTPPAVPWALPPASVTAYGSDHSYGPMGWGPGPQTPYWPAVPPAPLPPLPPPLPPPLAKNIPPPTHVTDIFPTVAHDSIPDSSAVSIVPLPNLVPTSQEASQSAPSRAEVKQGPASQQPLRPLSPTSKTRLAIPKCPDARKNGVLVEEPMVQKGQLKSEGSTPQKAQPETKENVHSESPLVSADVTGSVPKQCQVVKMPNVHPARLRRLNFLPSAHTQGSEDVVQAFISEIGIEASDLSSLLEQFEKSEVKKECIPVGSADTLAIGNSGVDISQEKRPLDRLQAPELANVAGLTPPATPPHQLWKPLAAVSLLAKPGSPDSPTQDRVQKPMGNMDAKRATAARLRGRVPGPSPVHVGSGDHDYCILSPTVTPGPELGSRWNVKRHQDITIKPILSLGASPALPVCPTTCQKQQLDHRTSEELEVTPPAPIATPDQHPSVLLSPEASPGRNDDTRTAPGALAKQPVRCYQKAIASSSPPGRVWRGRSSRSCSNGASEASSSSASSSSSRSRSRSHSHSRSRSKSRSISPPPKRWRSYRSRCSRSTRSSSRSSCDSWGHSRRRSSSSSSSTSSSSSSSSSQSRSRSPSPRRRSNRRRRYDYYDSQDHYQRQKILQKERAIEERRVVFIGKIPGCMTRSELKHRFSVFGEIEECTIHFRFEGDNYGFVTYRYAEEAFAAIESGHKLRRAGEQPFDLCFGGRRQFCKRNYADLDSNWEEFDPAPVKSKFDSVDFDTLLKQAQKNLRR
- the PPRC1 gene encoding peroxisome proliferator-activated receptor gamma coactivator-related protein 1 isoform X2, whose product is MAARRGREDGAAPPPGGGPGPGPGGGMHGGKRGSCNRSPEPSGAAESLRGRQQVLLEEEEEEEAGFLSLSQHDLFGLEGDDELGDEEMFLQREVLLETMQSYMDASIISIIEDLSGSGESRVTSEDQNEVSLLTALTEILDNADSENPSPFDTIPDSELLASPRENTSLHKLLGFSRSSPENDADGQWGPKTHSMAPTIGRVEMCVSDSSWDLPPSPFLETSSPKIPGWKTPRSRPRWGQLSPLQRSDGEEEEDARLSSDRVATAGSSADDTEDFPMHLACPEEEEAAPVGDESISSLSELVRAMHPYCLPSFTVCLDSPGDQQEEQTEELMLAEGGMVLEILGQGSVTGEALEIPVVLRHLPPSDQPMEELEPDLSQQLLESDPGADVPMCGEPCFQKEPAIAGSPEAGREKEPASPALPCDVLMPAPLDDPKGPSIDGSLDAPKGQRGHRSRKKKTEAMLLPDREGDSPYVRKLRSSSRSHLTAESQPSDQPLEGVSRVAQASCSRRKPRARLAEPRVMSSLEKPGPAEPGSVSPSPLGQSGLAREEPPTLCSGSVEMSLASGTCDQSQAPEPSLESNRPQSEGVLSPSKAECSASTGPQETKPRPLSLSEYWQRRQQRQAEEQVPEPQTPAGKWPSIPETPTELAEIPCLIVPSKTAEQQGLEVPSRPTAPGIAKQRTAQQPGPKLPASPMPSSSLSSPEADLPLPARHTSLARQSVPPTMPMPQAVPPAGPMPPAVPPTMTVPLTIPRPPALPPTMPPLPGGPGMPSMVQLSSSGQTMPDLLLPPLPPPCLPRPPDSYTQFAPVPSWPCYPSVPPSVNYPCLPPPVPGTSNAYPVPTPPAVPWALPPASVTAYGSDHSYGPMGWGPGPQTPYWPAVPPAPLPPLPPPLPPPLAKNIPPPTHVTDIFPTVAHDSIPDSSAVSIVPLPNLVPTSQEASQSAPSRAEVKQGPASQQPLRPLSPTSKTRLAIPKCPDARKNGVLVEEPMVQKGQLKSEGSTPQKAQPETKENVHSESPLVSADVTGSVPKQCQVVKMPNVHPARLRRLNFLPSAHTQGSEDVVQAFISEIGIEASDLSSLLEQFEKSEVKKECIPVGSADTLAIGNSGVDISQEKRPLDRLQAPELANVAGLTPPATPPHQLWKPLAAVSLLAKPGSPDSPTQDRVQKPMGNMDAKRATAARLRGRVPGPSPVHVGSGDHDYCILSPTVTPGPELGSRWNVKRHQDITIKPILSLGASPALPVCPTTCQKQQLDHRTSEELEVTPPAPIATPDQHPSVLLSPEASPGRNDDTRTAPGALAKQPVRCYQKAIASSSPPGRVWRGRSSRSCSNGASEASSSSASSSSSRSRSRSHSHSRSRSKSRSISPPPKRWRRSRCSRSTRSSSRSSCDSWGHSRRRSSSSSSSTSSSSSSSSSQSRSRSPSPRRRSNRRRRYDYYDSQDHYQRQKILQKERAIEERRVVFIGKIPGCMTRSELKHRFSVFGEIEECTIHFRFEGDNYGFVTYRYAEEAFAAIESGHKLRRAGEQPFDLCFGGRRQFCKRNYADLDSNWEEFDPAPVKSKFDSVDFDTLLKQAQKNLRR